In one window of Chitinophagales bacterium DNA:
- a CDS encoding VCBS repeat-containing protein codes for MNCMLKKRFNIIYLFVLFCIGTAALQACSSKESGSSLFSVLDSSKTGIAFANRLQPTPEFNLFSYMYYYNGAGVGAGDFNQDGLTDLFFAASQHANALYLNKGKLQFEDVSLKAGIPQDSSWSTGVSVVDINNDGLLDIYVCKVGRYKVLKGSNQLLVCDSIDQQGIPHYRERAKEFGLDFSGFSTHAAFLDYDGDNDLDMFLLNHSVNHDGNYAPRDIFSNTYDSLAGQRLYRNDQKIVAGSTQPYFTDVTKVSGINGSKIGYGLGVAVADINNDGWPDIYVGNDFHENDYLYINQRNGRFQEENTKQLNHTSQFSMGVDVADVNNDAFPEIVSMDMLPDDPYMLRRSLAEDDYTIFQQKIFYGYTYQYARNNLQLNRRNGSFSEVGQFSGIHATDWSWAALWMDFNNDGDKDLFVSNGIPKRMNDIDYINFVSGDDIQQKLRTNAIRDQDLSLTNKFPEIKIPNQFFLNKGNLHFNNLTDSIQQNTPTFSNGAIYADLDNDGDLDIVVNNIGDPAMIYQNNTNEVQQQNKFTSLVIQNAPANHFAIGARVVLFSKDKVRSYEQQPVHGFQSSMLTAMHIGLAHEPVDSAILIWPDQRYQKITLHSNKRDTIVYQAGLPKFDYSRLHTKSATSLSVLKDITTATGLNYRHEENIFNEFNREPLMPTMVSTEGPAVAVADINHDGLEDVFAGASKGFPAAVFLQTIPGSFQRLSQPALQQDSMWEHVDAVWVDINKDTHPDLLIATGGNEFYGNDEHQQPLLYMNDGKGKLTKAINAFPNVYGTFAKLAVHDVNQDGYPDIFLAGRVEPWKYGVTPRSYLLLNNQQNGFRDVTATYSKDLLYPGMITDAHWVDIDQNGQKDLLLSAEWGGIDVFLNEGKTYKKQSLTNLHGWWQTCVPVDLDSDGDLDIVAGNFGLNSRLKASAKEPVKLYVNDFDDNGSAEQIMTYFLKGNEICFSSKTQLEKRMPVLKKKFLYAADFAKASIKDIFGSKKLADAQQLYADHFANTVFINQGKMQFKPVGLPDEAQYSSLRAVIPLASVKPSFLLAGNFYEYNVEIGRMDADQGLIMQIGKQGDANVSAISGISLSGQIRKILPITINGKKAYLLAKNNGSWQLLQQ; via the coding sequence ATAAATTGCATGCTCAAAAAGCGTTTTAATATTATTTATCTCTTTGTGCTCTTTTGTATTGGCACAGCTGCATTACAGGCATGTTCTTCCAAAGAGTCGGGTAGTTCTTTGTTCTCTGTTCTTGATAGCAGTAAAACGGGTATTGCATTTGCTAACCGACTTCAACCTACACCGGAGTTCAACTTGTTTTCCTATATGTATTACTACAACGGGGCAGGTGTAGGCGCCGGTGATTTTAATCAGGATGGATTAACTGATCTTTTTTTCGCTGCCAGTCAGCATGCTAACGCGCTTTACTTAAATAAGGGCAAACTACAATTTGAGGATGTTTCTCTAAAAGCGGGTATACCGCAAGATAGCAGCTGGAGTACAGGTGTTTCTGTAGTGGATATCAATAATGATGGTCTACTTGATATATATGTTTGCAAAGTTGGTCGATATAAGGTCTTGAAGGGAAGCAATCAGTTATTGGTTTGTGATAGTATTGATCAGCAAGGTATTCCTCATTACCGCGAGCGTGCCAAAGAATTTGGTCTCGACTTTTCAGGATTTAGTACGCATGCAGCTTTTCTGGATTATGACGGCGATAATGATCTGGATATGTTTTTGCTAAACCATTCTGTGAATCATGATGGCAACTATGCGCCAAGAGATATCTTTAGCAATACTTATGATTCGCTCGCCGGACAGCGTTTATACCGAAATGATCAAAAAATAGTTGCAGGTTCTACACAGCCTTATTTTACTGATGTAACCAAAGTCTCTGGTATTAATGGCAGCAAGATTGGTTATGGTTTGGGTGTGGCGGTTGCTGATATTAATAACGATGGCTGGCCCGATATCTATGTAGGTAATGATTTCCACGAGAATGATTATCTCTATATCAATCAACGAAATGGTCGCTTTCAGGAAGAGAATACCAAACAGCTCAACCATACCAGTCAGTTCAGTATGGGCGTGGATGTGGCTGATGTGAACAATGATGCTTTCCCGGAAATCGTCTCTATGGATATGCTTCCTGATGATCCTTATATGCTGCGCAGATCATTGGCAGAAGATGATTATACTATTTTTCAGCAGAAAATCTTTTACGGATATACTTATCAGTATGCACGCAACAATCTTCAGCTGAATAGACGAAACGGTTCTTTCAGTGAGGTAGGCCAGTTCTCAGGTATTCATGCAACCGACTGGAGCTGGGCTGCACTGTGGATGGATTTCAATAATGACGGAGATAAAGACTTGTTTGTATCCAATGGTATTCCCAAGCGCATGAATGATATTGATTATATCAATTTTGTATCAGGCGATGATATTCAACAAAAACTCCGCACCAATGCCATTCGAGATCAGGACTTGTCTCTGACAAATAAATTCCCTGAGATTAAAATTCCCAACCAGTTTTTCCTGAATAAAGGCAATCTGCATTTTAATAACCTTACGGATAGTATTCAGCAGAATACACCAACATTTTCAAACGGTGCTATTTACGCTGATCTGGACAATGATGGCGACCTGGATATTGTGGTGAACAATATTGGCGATCCCGCGATGATTTATCAGAACAATACCAATGAGGTTCAACAACAAAACAAGTTTACAAGTTTGGTGATACAAAATGCACCTGCAAATCATTTTGCCATTGGTGCAAGAGTGGTATTGTTTAGTAAGGATAAAGTTCGCTCGTATGAACAGCAGCCAGTTCACGGCTTTCAATCCAGTATGCTCACGGCAATGCACATTGGTCTTGCACATGAACCGGTTGACTCAGCCATATTGATCTGGCCTGATCAACGTTATCAAAAAATTACACTACACTCCAATAAGCGAGATACCATCGTATATCAAGCCGGGTTGCCAAAATTTGATTATAGCCGGTTACATACGAAGTCTGCAACCAGTTTATCCGTCTTGAAAGATATTACTACAGCAACGGGATTGAATTACCGCCATGAAGAAAATATTTTCAATGAGTTCAACCGGGAACCGCTTATGCCAACTATGGTATCAACGGAAGGTCCTGCAGTAGCAGTTGCAGATATTAATCATGATGGATTAGAGGATGTATTTGCTGGCGCATCCAAAGGCTTTCCGGCTGCTGTTTTTTTGCAGACTATTCCCGGTAGTTTTCAGCGTTTATCGCAGCCTGCTTTACAACAGGATTCGATGTGGGAGCATGTAGATGCAGTATGGGTGGATATCAACAAAGACACACATCCTGATCTCTTGATAGCAACAGGCGGTAATGAGTTTTATGGAAATGATGAACACCAGCAGCCATTGTTGTATATGAATGATGGCAAGGGTAAGCTGACAAAAGCCATCAATGCTTTCCCAAATGTCTATGGCACATTTGCTAAGCTGGCTGTGCATGATGTGAATCAGGATGGCTATCCGGATATATTTCTTGCGGGTAGGGTAGAGCCATGGAAATATGGTGTTACACCGAGATCTTATTTGTTGTTGAATAATCAGCAGAATGGATTTAGAGATGTAACTGCTACTTATAGTAAAGACTTATTGTACCCGGGCATGATCACTGATGCGCATTGGGTAGATATTGATCAGAATGGACAAAAAGATTTATTGCTCAGCGCAGAGTGGGGTGGCATCGATGTTTTTCTGAATGAGGGTAAAACCTATAAAAAGCAATCACTCACAAATCTGCATGGATGGTGGCAAACCTGTGTGCCGGTAGATTTAGATTCAGATGGTGACCTGGATATTGTTGCTGGTAATTTTGGTTTGAACAGTAGGCTGAAAGCCTCTGCCAAAGAGCCAGTGAAATTGTATGTGAATGATTTTGATGATAATGGCAGTGCAGAGCAGATCATGACATATTTTCTGAAGGGTAACGAAATATGTTTCTCCAGTAAAACCCAATTGGAGAAACGCATGCCTGTTCTAAAGAAGAAATTCTTGTATGCAGCTGATTTTGCCAAAGCTTCTATTAAGGACATATTCGGCAGTAAGAAATTAGCCGATGCGCAACAACTGTATGCAGATCATTTTGCCAATACAGTTTTCATCAATCAGGGTAAGATGCAATTCAAACCAGTTGGTTTACCTGATGAAGCTCAGTACTCCAGCTTGCGTGCTGTAATACCTTTGGCATCAGTTAAACCTAGTTTTCTGCTGGCTGGTAATTTTTATGAGTACAATGTGGAGATTGGCAGAATGGATGCTGATCAGGGTTTGATCATGCAAATAGGAAAACAGGGAGATGCAAATGTCTCTGCTATTTCCGGCATCAGTTTAAGCGGACAGATCAGAAAAATACTACCGATTACAATTAATGGTAAAAAAGCATATCTGCTTGCAAAGAATAATGGCAGCTGGCAGTTGCTGCAGCAATAA